AAACGTTATTTAAGCCTCATTCACCTGTGTTTAGATTAACACCTGAAATTATCAAAGCCAAAGTTATCAAGGCATTTGGATTAGATGGACTTCTTATTCTGCCTTTTACATGGGAACTGGCTGACACGTCAGCGGATACATTCATTAAGCACTATATTTTGAAACAAGCAGGTGCGAAGCATGTTGTAACGGGATTCAATTTTCATTTCGGAAAAAATAGGCAGGGCTCCCCTGAATATTTATCATCAAAAGGTAGAGGCTTAGGGTTCAGTACGACAACCGTTGAAGAAAAGGATGATGAACAAGGTGAATTGGTTTCCTCTAGACGAATAAGGAAGCTGCTGGAAGCTTCTGATATTAAGTCAGCTAACCAGCTTTTGGGATATCGATGGATAATTAATGGTTTCGTGCAGGCAGGTCAGAGGATCGGAAGAACACTAGGATATCCTACCGCAAATTTGTCATTACCATCGACTTGTCACCTCGCTTATGGTATTTATGCTGTTCGTCTAAGACGCGAAAATGGTCAGCTTTATGATGGTGTTGCAAGTTATGGTCGAAGACCGACTATAGGTCATGGAGAAGTCTTGCTAGAAATTTTTATTTTTGATTTTTCGGGTGATCTCTATGGCGAAGAACTATCAATTTCTTTATTTGATCATATCCGCAGAGAAAAAAAATTTAAAAATATCAGAGATCTTATAAAACGAATGGATCAGGATTCGATAACAGCTCGTAAAATTCTAAGAGGAGCTAGACCTTTTTCCAGATTGGATAAGATCATGAATTTTTCAATGTAGACAATGGATAGGCCCCTCATTCTGATGACCAGCTCGATCCGGTCAATTCACGAACAAGATCAAAATCTGAATTTACAAATATTGAAGATTAGTACCAATCTAAGTGATAACAATGCTAACGTCTCTGAAGACTTTAATTACCCATATCTATACCCTCGTGGAAGTTGTACAATTACAGTTACAGAAGCTGTAGAATCTATAGTATAGAAGATCACCTATAAACACCTTGAGGTCTATAAAAACCCTAATCAAGAATAGGGCGATTAAATCCTGAATCAATATAGAAATTGACTAGACTTTAAAAAACAATGACTGAAACATTAAAATCAAAACAACTCTCGCGTTTGAAAGCATGCCAACCGCGTGGGGTTGTTGATCGTTCATCGCATGACATTCGTATAACTGAGGCGATGATGATCAAAATTCGTGACGTTTATGAGCAATATGGGTTTGACCCAATTGAAACTCCCATTTTTGAATATACTGATGTACTTGGCAAATTCTTACCGGATATAGATCCATCTAACGATGGTTTTTTTTCTCTTCAGGACAGCGATGAAAAATGGATCAGTTTACGCTATGATTTAACCACCCCTCTTGCCCGTCACTTTGCGCAAAATATCAATACGCTACAGGTACCGTATCGTACTTATCGGTCAGGATGGGTTTTTCGGGATGAAAAGCCAGGCCCAGATCGTTTCCGTCAATTTATGCAATTTGATGTGGACACAGTGGGTGCCCCAAGCTCTTCTGCAGATGCAGAAATGTGTATGATGATGGCTGATACAATGGAAGCTTTAGGTATTGCCCGTGGAGACTATATTATACGAGTCAATAATCGTAAAGTACTAGATGGAATTATGGACATCATTGGTCTTAATGGCAATGACAATGCCTACAAGAGGCTTACCGTCCTAAGGTCTATCGATAAACTAGATAAGGTTGGTGAATTGGGAGTCAAACATCTGCTAGGAACAGGGCTCACAGATGAGAGTGGAGATTTCATCAAAGGTGCTGGACTATCTATCGAACAGATCGATATGATCATCGGCTATATGCATGGTGAGATCAGTCCTTCTCTTAAGGAAAATGCTTCTTACATGCAAGGATATTCTGAACTGGATATCATTGCATCTCTGGTTGATCGTGCCGGTTATAGTTTAAGTCAAATCAAAATAGATCCCTCAGTTGTTCGTGGATTAGAATATTATACAGGCTCTATCTATGAATGTGAGTTAACCTTTCCTATTACGAATGAAAATAGTGAAATGATTAGATTCGGTGCGGTTGCTGGTGGAGGCCGTTATGATAGGCTGATTAAGCGTTTCACGGGTCTAGATATCCCCGCTACAGGATTTTCAATTGGTGTATCACGATTGAAAGTAGCTCTTAAAAAGATAGGTAAATTTTCGAATGAATGTATCAAAGCCCCTGTCATTGTTTGTGTTATGGATCGACATATAGAAGCTGTGGCAGAATACCAAAGCATGGTTCAGGATTTACGAAATGCAGGTATAAGAGTAGAAATGTATCAGGGAAATCCAAAACGATTTGGCAAACAACTGCAATATGCTGATCGACGGGGCTCGCCTATTGCCATTATTCAAGGTTCACATGAACGTGAAGCAGGACAAGTTCAGGTCAAGAATCTAATTGAAGGCAAGTGTTTGGCAAAAGAAATGAAAGATCATGCAGAGTGGCGTAAAAATCATCGTGCTTATCGACTTGTTGCTCGTGATCAGCTTGTATCTGTGGTACAAGAGATTTTGGCAGAACAGGTTGAGGTTGAAAAGAACCAGAATCAGACAAGTTAATGGACTAAAATTTTGATGGTTAGGATAGTGATACGAGAAAAAGCTTAGAATAATTTTATCCTTGACCAGAAAAGAAAAAGGGACCAGGCTTCCCTTATCAGGAAGCCTGGTCCCTTAACTTAACGTAGACATTATAGAGTGAGAGAAGTCTACATCATTCCCCCACCCATACCGCCACCCATACCACCCATATCAGGCATAGATGGATTATGAGATGATGTCTCTTTTGACGGTTTTTCAGCAACCATTGCCTCTGTTGTAATCAAGAGGCTAGCTATTGAAGCTGCATCTTGCAAAGCATGACGAACAACCTTCATAGGATCAATGATTCCCATTGAAACCATGTCGCCATATTTTCCGGTTTGAGCATTATAGCCATAAGCAGAACTGTTATTACTCATAATCTGACCAACAACAACTGACCCCTCATCACCAGCGTTTTCTGCTATCTGACGCAATGGAGACTGCAGAGCACGACGAATAATCTTGACGCCAGCAGCTTGATCAGGATTTTCACCTTCACATTTTATCTCAGAAGAGGCACGCAAAAGAGCAACACCACCACCAGGAACTATACCTTCTTCAACTGCAGCACGTGTTGCATTTAACGCATCGTCAACACGGTCTTTTTTCTCTTTTACTTCAACTTCAGTAGCACCACCGATGGAAATTACAGCAACACCACCAGCAAGTTTTGCAAGACGTTCTTGAAGTTTTTCACGATCGTAATCTGAAGAAGTTTCTTCAATCTGTTGTTTAATTTGAGCAACACGACCTTCTACGTCTCCCTTCTCACCAGCACCATCAACAATTGTTGTTTCTTCTTTAGAAATAGAAATACGCTTAGCAGTACCCAGCATATCGAGAGTCACACTTTCTAGCTTGATTCCTAAATCTTCGGAAATAACCTGACCACCAGTTAGAACAGCGATATCCTCGAGCATTGCTTTCCGACGATCTCCAAATCCAGGGGCCTTGACAGCAGATACTTTAAGACCACCGCGTAGTTTGTTAACAACAAGAGTCGCCAACGCTTCGCCTTCGATATCTTCTGCGACGATCAACAGTGGTTTGCCAGATTGAACAACAGCTTCTAGAATAGGCAGCATAGCCTGCAATGATGACAGTTTTTTCTCATGTAGAAGAATATAAGGATCGTCCAATTCACACATCATTTTTTCAGAATTGGTAACAAAGTAAGGTGAGAGATAACCACGATCAAATTGCATACCCTCAACAACATCAAGACTTGACTCAAGGGATTTTGCCTCTTCAACCGTTATAACACCCTCATTTCCAACACGCTGCATCGCTTCAGCAATACGAGTGCCGATTTCTTCCTCGCCGTTAGCTGATATGGTACCAACTTGAGCAACCTCATCAGAATCTTTAATTTTTTTGGACATTTTTTTAAGAGATTCGACGACCTCATCGACAGCAGCATTGATTCCACGTTTTAGATCCATTGGATTCATTCCAGCAGCAACTGCTTTGACCCCTTCACGAACAATAGATTGTGCTAAAACTGTTGCTGTTGTCGTACCATCGCCTGCCTCATCATTCGTTTTCGATGCAACTTCGCGAACCATCTGTGCACCCATATTCTCAAACTTGTCTTCAAGTTCTATTTCCTTAGCAACAGATACACCATCTTTTGTGATACGAGGGGCACCAAATGATTTGTCGAGAACAACGTTACGACCTTTAGGACCTAGCGTAACTTTTACAGCGTCAGCCAGAATATCAACACCACGTAGCATGCGAGCGCGAGCATCTGAACCAAATTTGACTTCTTTAGCAGCCATTATTTTAAACTCCTTTGTATTTGCGTCTTCACGCAAGTTTAATATTTTGAGAACTATTAAGCTTAGCCAATAACACCCATAATGTCGGATTCTTTCATGATTAGCAGATCTTCGCCACCAATCTTAACTTCGGTGCCAGACCATTTGCCAAACAAAACACGATCACCTTGTTCAACATCGAGAGCAACAAGTTTACCACTTTCATCACGGACACCAGAACCAACCGAAACAACTTCCCCTTCGGCAGGTTTTTCCTGAGCATTATCTGGAATGATAATGCCTCCAGCAGTTTTGCTGTCAGCTTCTACTCGACGCACGACAACTCGGTCATGCAACGGACGGAATTTAAGTTTTTCCATAATCTTTTAGATCCTGTATTAGGCTCGCCCTTAAAATGGACATTCCTTAACTTTTTATATTATTCTATAATTAATTATAGCACTCACATTCATTGAGTGCTAACAACTAATGGATGAGATAGTAAGTCATCATCTATAAGTCAAGGGTGAACTGCTAATTTCTTGCTAATAACAAGGATAGAAAAGGATTTCCTTCATGCAATTTTCTAAAAATTAGGCTATAATCCATCCTTCTTTTTCTATGATGAGGATACGGAAGAAGGATTGAAATTTCTTCTTCAAAAGAGCATGAAC
Above is a genomic segment from Candidatus Endowatersipora endosymbiont of Watersipora subatra containing:
- a CDS encoding bifunctional riboflavin kinase/FAD synthetase, whose protein sequence is MTISHFLHCRLGDHCSIVPRPRESVVAIGNFDGVHCGHQSVLQMASGIARSKGLDCYVLSFEPHPQTLFKPHSPVFRLTPEIIKAKVIKAFGLDGLLILPFTWELADTSADTFIKHYILKQAGAKHVVTGFNFHFGKNRQGSPEYLSSKGRGLGFSTTTVEEKDDEQGELVSSRRIRKLLEASDIKSANQLLGYRWIINGFVQAGQRIGRTLGYPTANLSLPSTCHLAYGIYAVRLRRENGQLYDGVASYGRRPTIGHGEVLLEIFIFDFSGDLYGEELSISLFDHIRREKKFKNIRDLIKRMDQDSITARKILRGARPFSRLDKIMNFSM
- the hisS gene encoding histidine--tRNA ligase, with product MTETLKSKQLSRLKACQPRGVVDRSSHDIRITEAMMIKIRDVYEQYGFDPIETPIFEYTDVLGKFLPDIDPSNDGFFSLQDSDEKWISLRYDLTTPLARHFAQNINTLQVPYRTYRSGWVFRDEKPGPDRFRQFMQFDVDTVGAPSSSADAEMCMMMADTMEALGIARGDYIIRVNNRKVLDGIMDIIGLNGNDNAYKRLTVLRSIDKLDKVGELGVKHLLGTGLTDESGDFIKGAGLSIEQIDMIIGYMHGEISPSLKENASYMQGYSELDIIASLVDRAGYSLSQIKIDPSVVRGLEYYTGSIYECELTFPITNENSEMIRFGAVAGGGRYDRLIKRFTGLDIPATGFSIGVSRLKVALKKIGKFSNECIKAPVIVCVMDRHIEAVAEYQSMVQDLRNAGIRVEMYQGNPKRFGKQLQYADRRGSPIAIIQGSHEREAGQVQVKNLIEGKCLAKEMKDHAEWRKNHRAYRLVARDQLVSVVQEILAEQVEVEKNQNQTS
- the groL gene encoding chaperonin GroEL (60 kDa chaperone family; promotes refolding of misfolded polypeptides especially under stressful conditions; forms two stacked rings of heptamers to form a barrel-shaped 14mer; ends can be capped by GroES; misfolded proteins enter the barrel where they are refolded when GroES binds); translation: MAAKEVKFGSDARARMLRGVDILADAVKVTLGPKGRNVVLDKSFGAPRITKDGVSVAKEIELEDKFENMGAQMVREVASKTNDEAGDGTTTATVLAQSIVREGVKAVAAGMNPMDLKRGINAAVDEVVESLKKMSKKIKDSDEVAQVGTISANGEEEIGTRIAEAMQRVGNEGVITVEEAKSLESSLDVVEGMQFDRGYLSPYFVTNSEKMMCELDDPYILLHEKKLSSLQAMLPILEAVVQSGKPLLIVAEDIEGEALATLVVNKLRGGLKVSAVKAPGFGDRRKAMLEDIAVLTGGQVISEDLGIKLESVTLDMLGTAKRISISKEETTIVDGAGEKGDVEGRVAQIKQQIEETSSDYDREKLQERLAKLAGGVAVISIGGATEVEVKEKKDRVDDALNATRAAVEEGIVPGGGVALLRASSEIKCEGENPDQAAGVKIIRRALQSPLRQIAENAGDEGSVVVGQIMSNNSSAYGYNAQTGKYGDMVSMGIIDPMKVVRHALQDAASIASLLITTEAMVAEKPSKETSSHNPSMPDMGGMGGGMGGGMM
- a CDS encoding co-chaperone GroES, which gives rise to MEKLKFRPLHDRVVVRRVEADSKTAGGIIIPDNAQEKPAEGEVVSVGSGVRDESGKLVALDVEQGDRVLFGKWSGTEVKIGGEDLLIMKESDIMGVIG